A single genomic interval of Orcinus orca chromosome 19, mOrcOrc1.1, whole genome shotgun sequence harbors:
- the MPP3 gene encoding MAGUK p55 subfamily member 3 encodes MPVLSEDSGLHETLALLTSQLRPDSNQKEEMGFLRDVFSEKSLNYLMKIHEKLRYYERQSPTPVLHSAVALAEDVMEELQAASMHSDERELLQLLSTPHLRAMLMVHDTVAQKNFDPVLPPLPDNIDEDFDEESVKIVRLVKNKEPLGATIRRDEHSGAVVVARIMRGGAADRSGLVHVGDELREVNGITVLHKRPDEISQILAQSQGSITLKIIPATQEEDRLKDSKVFMRALFHYNPREDRAIPCQEAGLPFQRRQVLEVVSQDDPTWWQAKRMGDTNLRAGLIPSKQFQERRLSYRRATGTLPSPQSLKKPPYDQPCDEETCDCEGYFKGHYVAGLRRSFRLGRRERLGSPQEGKTSAVAESPKLPTYEEVTRYQHQPGEQPRLVVLIGSLGARLHELKQKVVAENPQHFGVAVPHTTRPRKSHEEDGVEYHFVSKQAFEADLHHNKFLEHGEYKENLYGTSLEAIQVVMAKNKVCLVDVEPDALQQLRTSEFKPYVIFVKPAIQEKRKTPPTSPACEDAAAPLDEEQREMAASAAFIDQHYGHLVDAVLVKEDLQSAYSQLRMLLERLSKETHWVPISWVR; translated from the exons ATGCCGGTGCTGTCCGAGGACTCTG GTTTGCATGAAACCCTGGCACTACTGACCTCTCAGCTCAGACCTGACTCCAACCAGAAGGAAGAGATGGGCTTCCTGAGGGATGTTTTCAGTGAAAAAAGCCTCAATTATTTAATGAAG ATTCACGAGAAGCTTCGCTATTACGAGAGGCAAAGTCCAACCCCTGTTCTGCACAGCGCTGTGGCCCTTGCCGAGGAT GTGATGGAGGAGCTGCAGGCCGCCTCCATGCACAGTGACGAGAGGGAACTGCTCCAGCTGCTGTCCACCCCTCACCTCAGG GCCATGCTCATGGTACATGACACGGTTGCCCAGAAGAATTTTGACCCCGTTCTCCCCCCTCTGCCCGATAATATTGACGAGGATTTTGATGAAGAATCAGTGAAGATTGTCCGCCTGGTGAAAAACAAGGAACCCCTG GGGGCCACCATCCGGCGGGATGAGCACTCAGGGGCTGTCGTGGTGGCCAGGATCATGCGAGGGGGCGCAGCAGACCGGAGCG GCCTGGTCCACGTTGGAGACGAGCTCCGGGAAGTGAACGGGATCACGGTCCTGCACAAGCGGCCTGACGAGATTAGCCAGATTCTG GCGCAGTCCCAGGGGTCCATCACCCTGAAAATCATCCCAGCCACCCAGGAGGAGGACCGCTTGAAGGACAGCAAG GTGTTCATGCGGGCCCTCTTCCACTACAACCCTCGGGAGGACCGGGCCATCCCCTGCCAGGAGGCAGGCCTGCCCTTCCAGCGCAGGCAGGTCCTGGAAGTGGTGAGCCAGGACGACCCCACGTGGTGGCAGGCCAAGCGAATGGGGGACACCAACCTTCGAGCTGGCCTCATCCCCTCCAAGCAGTTCCAGGAAAG GCGACTAAGCTACCGGAGAGCCACGGGCACCCTGCCGAGCCCCCAGAGCCTCAAGAAGCCCCCGT ATGATCAGCCTTGTGACGAAG AGACCTGTGACTGTGAGGGATATTTCAAAGGACACTATGTGG CTGGTCTTCGGAGAAGCTTCCGGCTGGGCCGCAGGGAGAGACTGGGAAGCCCGCAGGAAGGAAAGACATCTGCAGTGGCCGAGTCTCCGAAGCTGCCGACCTACGAGGAGGTGACCAGGTACCAGCACCAGCCCGGCGAGCAGCCCCGCCTGGTGGTTCTGATCG GGTCTCTGGGAGCCCGACTGCACGAGCTGAAGCAGAAGGTGGTGGCAGAGAACCCGCAGCACTTTGGTGTTGCTGTTCCAC ATACCACCAGGCCCAGGAAGAGCCATGAGGAGGATGGGGTGGAATATCACTTCGTCTCTAAGCAAGCGTTTGAGGCCGACTTGCATCACAACAA GTTCCTGGAGCATGGTGAATATAAGGAAAACCTCTATGGAACCAGCCTGGAAGCCATTCAGGTTGTGATGGCCAAAAACAAAGTGTGTTTGGTGGACGTGGAGCCAGAT GCACTGCAACAACTGAGGACCTCAGAGTTTAAACCCTACGTTATATTTGTAAAGCCTGCAAttcaggaaaagaggaagacGCCACCCACGTCCCCAGCTTGTGAGGATGCAGCAGCCCCACTT GATGAGGAGCAGCGAGAGATGGCCGCCTCTGCTGCCTTCATAGACCAGCATTACGGGCACCTGGTAGATGCTGTGCTGGTGAAGGAGGACCTCCAGAGTGCGTACAGCCAGCTCAGAATGCTCTTAGAGAGGCTGAGCAAGGAAACTCACTGGGTACCTATTAGTTGGGTCAGGTAA